A stretch of the Aegilops tauschii subsp. strangulata cultivar AL8/78 chromosome 4, Aet v6.0, whole genome shotgun sequence genome encodes the following:
- the LOC109744041 gene encoding uncharacterized protein, translating to MKITTIMQLILGFIVCNGHVIICGSLYGNETDQLSLLEFKNAITLDPKQSLMSWNDSTHFCNWEGVHCRMKNPYRVTSLNLTNRGLVGQISPSLGNLTFLKHLLLPTNGFTGTIPPSLGHLHRLQNLYLSNNTLQGRIPSLANCSNLKALLLGRNQLVGQIPADLPSYLQVLQLSINNLTGIIPASLANTTSLNQFNIAFNNIEGNIPNEIAKLPALHILNAGSNQLTGRFQQAILNLSTLVTLILGPNHLSGEVPSNIGNSLPSLQQFALADNFFDEKIPSSLINASQIHIFDISKNNFTGLVLRSIGKLSELTKLNLEFNKLQARDKQDWEFMNSLTNCTKLNAFSVEWNHLEGHIPSSLSNLSIQLQHLYLGRNQLEGDFPSGIANLPNLIVLGMNSNQFTGAIPQWLGTLKNLQILALADNIFTGFIPSSLSNLSQLAYLLLESNQFVGNIPPSFGKLQNLAILNMSSNNLHGLVPKEIFRIPPLREIYLSFNNFDGQLPTDIGNAKQLTNLELSSNRLSGDISSTLGECASLQDIKLDWNVFSGSIPTSLRKISSLKILSVSHNNITGSIPVFLGNLQYLEQLDLSFNHLAGEVPKEGIFKNVTALRIEGNHELCGGALQLHLMACSVMPSNSTKHKLFAVLKVLIPIACMVSLAMVILLLLFWRGRHKRKSMSSPSFERNLPKVSFSDIARATEGFSTSSIGRGRYGTVYQGKLFQDGNYVAISVFNLETRGAPNSFIAECNVLRNVRHRNLVPILTACSSIDSNGNDFKALVYEFMPRGGLHGLLYSTQDYESSFDLMHITVAQRLSIVVDIADALEYLHHNNQGTIVHCDMKPSNILLDDNMTAHVGDFGLARFVVDSTVSSSDDSYSASSMAINGTIGYVAPECATGGHISTASDVYSFGIVLFEIFLRKRPTDDMFKDGLNIAKFVEMNFPSRISEIIEPEVLQDQPEFPEETLVAMKENDLDCVISVLNIGLRCTKPYPNERRNMQEVAAGLHGIKEAYLRGC from the exons ATGAAGATTACTACAATCATGCAGTTAATCTTGGGGTTCATTGTTTGCAACGGACATGTCATCATCTGTGGCTCCCTGTATGGAAATGAGACAGACCAATTGTCACTGCTTGAATTCAAGAATGCAATCACCCTCGATCCAAAGCAATCCTTGATGTCCTGGAATGACAGTACCCACTTTTGCAATTGGGAAGGTGTTCATTGCAGGATGAAGAATCCATACCGTGTCACTTCTCTTAACCTTACAAATCGAGGTTTAGTCGGGCAAATCTCTCCTTCACTTGGAAATCTAACATTCCTAAAACATCTACTCCTACCAACAAATGGGTTTACTGGGACAATTCCTCCATCCCTTGGTCATTTGCATCGCCTTCAAAACCTCTACCTGAGCAATAACACACTGCAAGGGAGGATACCTAGTCTGGCAAACTGTTCCAACCTCAAGGCCCTATTGCTGGGTAGAAATCAACTAGTTGGGCAAATTCCTGCAGACTTGCCTTCTTACCTTCAAGTGCTGCAACTTTCAATTAACAATCTTACTGGAATCATCCCTGCTTCTCTTGCCAACACCACATCGCTAAACCAGTTTAACATTGCGTTTAATAATATTGAGGGCAACATCCCGAATGAGATTGCCAAGTTACCTGCGCTACATATTCTGAACGCGGGTAGCAATCAATTGACAGGCAGGTTTCAACAAGCCATTTTGAACCTTTCTACTCTTGTTACCCTTATCCTTGGTCCAAATCATTTAAGTGGTGAGGTACCATCCAATATTGGTAACTCTCTACCCAGTCTCCAACAGTTCGCATTAGCCGATAACTTCTTTGATGAAAAAATCCCATCTTCTTTGATCAACGCATCCCAGATACACATTTTTGATATATCAAAAAATAATTTCACAGGTTTGGTGCTTAGGTCCATTGGCAAACTTTCTGAACTCACAAAGTTAAACCTTGAGTTCAATAAACTCCAAGCACGTGATAAGCAAGATTGGGAGTTTATGAATAGCTTAACCAATTGTACTAAGCTAAATGCCTTCTCGGTAGAGTGGAATCATCTAGAAGGCCACATACCAAGTTCATTATCCAACCTTTCCATTCAACTTCAACATCTATATTTGGGGCGGAATCAATTGGAAGGGGATTTCCCTTCTGGCATAGCAAACCTTCCGAACCTGATTGTTTTAGGAATGAATAGCAATCAATTTACAGGTGCCATTCCCCAATGGCTAGGAACTCTCAAAAATTTGCAAATACTAGCTTTAGCTGACAACATCTTTACAGGGTTTATTCCATCCTCCCTTTCCAATTTATCTCAATTGGCATATCTCCTTCTAGAATCGAACCAATTTGTTGGCAACATACCACCAAGCTTTGGAAAGCTTCAAAACCTTGCAATATTGAACATGTCCAGCAACAATCTTCATGGTTTAGTACCAAAGGAGATCTTTAGAATTCCACCACTAAGGGAAATTTATTTATCCTTTAACAACTTTGATGGACAACTTCCTACCGACATCGGTAATGCCAAACAACTCACAAATCTAGAACTCTCTTCAAATAGGCTATCTGGAGATATTTCTAGCACTTTGGGTGAGTGTGCAAGTTTGCAAGATATAAAGTTGGACTGGAATGTTTTCAGTGGAAGCATCCCCACTTCGTTACGCAAAATAAGTAGCCTAAAAATTCTCAGTGTCTCTCACAATAACATTACTGGGTCAATTCCAGTGTTTCTTGGCAACCTACAATACCTCGAGCAACTAGATTTGTCATTCAACCATCTCGCGGGGGAGGTCCCAAAAGAAGGAATCTTCAAGAATGTGACTGCTCTGCGGATTGAAGGAAATCATGAGCTTTGTGGTGGGGCTCTGCAGTTACACTTAATGGCATGTTCTGTTATGCCTTCAAATTCAACAAAGCACAAGCTGTTTGCTGTACTCAAAGTGTTAATCCCAATAGCTTGCATGGTCTCACTTGCTATGGTCATACTTCTCTTATTGTTCTGGAGGGGGAGACATAAGAGAAAATCCATGTCTTCACCATCATTTGAAAGAAATCTTCCCAAAGTTTCTTTCAGTGATATTGCTAGAGCAACAGAGGGGTTCTCAACATCCAGCATTGGAAGAGGGAGGTATGGTACTGTGTATCAAGGAAAACTATTTCAAGATGGAAATTATGTTGCCATAAGTGTCTTCAACCTGGAGACAAGGGGAGCACCAAATAGCTTCATTGCAGAATGTAATGTCTTAAGAAATGTGCGGCATCGTAATCTGGTTCCTATACTAACCGCATGCTCAAGCATTGATTCTAATGGCAATGATTTCAAAGCTCTAGTGTATGAGTTCATGCCTCGAGGAGGCTTGCATGGACTACTGTACTCAACTCAAGACTATGAGAGCTCTTTTGATTTGATGCATATTACAGTAGCTCAAAGGCTAAGCATTGTTGTGGATATAGCAGATGCACTGGAGTACCTACACCATAACAACCAAGGAACTATTGTTCATTGTGATATGAAGCCTAGCAACATTCTTTTGGATGACAATATGACAGCTCATGTTGGAGATTTTGGTCTTGCAAGGTTCGTAGTTGATTCAACGGTATCATCATCTGATGACTCATACTCAGCCTCTTCAATGGCGATAAATGGAACTATTGGATATGTTGCTCCAG AATGTGCAACAGGTGGTCATATTTCAACTGCTAGCGATGTCTACAGCTTTGGAATTGTTCTATTTGAGATATTCTTACGGAAGAGGCCGACAGATGATATGTTCAAAGATGGACTAAACATTGCGAAATTCGTTGAAATGAATTTTCCTTCCAGGATATCAGAAATTATTGAACCTGAAGTACTTCAAGATCAGCCTGAGTTTCCTGAAGAAACTCTAGTAGCCATGAAGGAAAATGACCTGGACTGTGTAATTTCAGTGCTAAACATTGGGCTCCGCTGCACCAAGCCATACCCGAACGAGCGCCGCAACATGCAGGAAGTGGCTGCAGGGCTGCATGGAATCAAGGAGGCTTATCTCAGAGGGTGCTAA